CGTTTTGCCCTTCATCTCGGCAGTTTGCAATCCAGTCACGTCGCCATCACCATCCCCAACCCCCGATTGCTGGCCAGTCGATTCAATGTCCCAATACGATGAGCTCTGCTCACCGCGGACATGAGAACCGACGACGCCCCCGACATAGCTGTCCCCGCTTACTGGACCCGTAGCGTAGCCTGTGTCGCCAGATCCATCGAAATTCTGGCCGATAAGTCCTCCTACATTCTGAGTCCCGCTTGCGCCACCTGTCGCATATGCCTGACTAACTGTTCCGGTGTTTGTCCCAACGAGGCCCCCAGTACTCAATGTTCCATCTACTGTACCGGTCGCATAGCATTTGGTCACTGTCCCATTGTAATTATAGCCAAGAAGCCCCCCAGTGCTTTCGCCGCCACTGATAGTGTTAGCGGCATCGCTTGCGCTCACCTCCCCACCGTTGTTAGACCCAATGAGGCCCCCAACATACTCATTAGCACTGACGCTGCCAGTCGCAGAACAACTACTAATTATTCCATTGGATTCGTTGATTCCAATAAGACTTCCGACAGCACTATCTCCAGTAATATCGCAATCTACCACACTTAACTGCTTAACTGTCCCATCGTTTTCAGCAAACAAGCCGATCTCTCCTTGTTCTGGACGGTTTATAACGAGATCAGAGATTTCGTGACCATTTCCATCGAGTGTTCCACTGAAGGTGCCTCCAATTGGGTCCCACCCGTTGTCAGGATCAGTAACATGCGTGTCGTAGCCTGCGATATTGGCATCTAAATCGTTTACTAGCACGTAATCTCCAGACATCTCGTTCCGTATCTCATCCAGATCGTCCCAATCTGTGATCTCAGTTGCTGTTCTCATATTTGCCTACTTATGATCATAAAGACGTATAGAACCCTGTGTTTTTGTGTCTCATTTCCCCCGTTCACTAGTCGAGTAATTTAGAGCTTGACACCGGAGAGGAAAGCCATACGCCCCACTAAACGGAGTCCGTTTACGTGGTATACTGTTCAACTGGTTGGTCGATACGTCGCTTATCACCAATCGTACGAGATTACCCTGAATTCACCGCCACAGATGGCTCTCCAAGAACAGTTTATACTATTCGGATATCTCCCGCATTGTCAGGGATCTTCTTTCTTTTCGACGATCGTCTCCAATACTGCGGATTGAACCCCAGCGCTGCCTCAGTGCCGTCCCAGGTTGTCCCCGAACTTGTAGCCCCATCAGCGACCCACCGCTGAAGCGGTGTGCTTGTCGGTGGACTCCCGTTCAAACTCTAGGCTGGAGTGGACGTTGGAGACATCGCTCACGTTCAACGTCCCGGCTTCAGGGCAAGCTGACCGTTGTCCAACCCACCGGGACATTTGCTCGATGGGAAAGCTAAGAGCCGCAAATCGATGTTCTTTGCCGTTATAGTCGCTATTACTCTCATACCCACACTCGAGACAAGAGAACCAGCTTGTCTTCTTGTCGCGGTTCGTGCTGGATTGATAGCCGCACTTCGAGCAGGTCTGGGAATAAAAAGCGGGGCTGACCTGATCGACGCGGATATCGTACTCGGCGGCCTTGTACGCGATCTGCTCTTGGAGTTCGCGGAACGCCCAACTATGCATCTGGCGTTTCAGTTGGTCGTCGTGGGCGTCCATCCGCTCGCAGATGTGTCTGGTCTTCGATGGGAATCAACTCAGGGGCGAACGAATCGTCCCTGCAAGCAGACACTAATGAGGGAGACTTACTCTCGTAGGGGATGTGGGAGAATCCGTCCATGGCCATTAATCACCGGTTCTCTCCCCAATGCTGTTGTAGGCTTCAATAACGGGATAGATCCATTGATTCGTGATTCAATCCGGTTGCTGCCTGTTGTAGATGCCGTTTTTGTCTAGTACACTATCAAAAGTACCGCTGTCGGTGACGAACTCCTGAATGGATGCTCATAGCTAAGGGACCCAAGAAGGGGGAGCGGTGCCTCTGACGAGAACACATTTCTATCGATCACACTTAGTGGTATGTCTACGGATAGCTTTCTCCGCCTACCACCCTTCCCTGGACCACCTGCTGGCGTGTACGCGACAACGAGTTCGTTGTCAACTCTAATCACACTTCGTACGCTGGTTGGCGATAGTAGTGACATCTCGACGATACTTACGCAGTGGCCTCTCCAGAGATTGCGCTTTGTCTTGACGTGAGTTAATCAGTCGATCAGTGTCGATAGTGTCGAAGGTTCTTGTTAGACATCGAATTTCGGGCCGTTGAGAGCCTATACTCCGATCAAGGCTGGACAGGCGCCGTCAGTTCAGCTCGGCCGATCGCTTCGACGGCTCAAATTGGACAGTTGCTGCAACCAATCCTAGCAGATTAGACCGATCTCGCCTCGAAAATTATGGGATGAACAGGCGCAAAACCTCGCGCTTTAGCGCGGGGATACGCGCCGTCACTGGATGGCACAAACCACGGACAGTAGCTTTGCTGGATATTCCACGCCAACCGACACTATTAACAAAACAACGTTCATAACCAGTTATGAAGCCAGAAAATGAGTCGGACTATCCGAACGTTCGAGGCGACGATTACGAACCAGCAACAGGTTCGTGACGACCTCGACCAACTCGGATGGGCCGCCTCAAAGCTCTGGAACGTCGGTCGCTACTACGCACAACAACAGTGGGACGAAACGGGCGAGATCCCCGATGACGGGGAACTCAAAGCCGAACTCAAAAGCCACGAACGCTACACGGACTTGCATTCTCAGTCCAGTCAGCGCGTTCTCGAAGAACTCGCTGAAGCGTTCACCGGCTGGTTCGAAAAACGTCGGAACGGCGACGACCGTGCCCGACCGCCCGGCTACCGCAAACACGGAGACTCCCATCCACGTTCAACCGTGTCGTTCAAAGCGGCTGGCTTCAAGCACGACGCACAGTTCAATCGCGTTCGCCTCTCGAAAGGCCGCAACCTCAAAGAACACCGGTCGGACTTCATCCTCTGCGAGTACCAGACTCGCCCGGATGTTGACCTGACTGCGTGGGACATTCAACAGGTTCGAGCGGTCTACAAACGCGACGAGTGGCGACTCCAGTTCGTCTGTCGTACCACCATCGATCCGAAACCGCCGGGTGACGAAGTGGCCGGTGTTGATCTCGGGATTTGCAACATCGCCACTGTCTCGTTCGGCGGCGAGTCGGTGTTGTATCCGGGTGGCGCACTCAAAGAAGACGAATACTACTTCACGAAAAAGAAAGCCACCTGTGACGATTCATCGTCCCGAGAGGCAACTCGACTTGACCGGAAGCGAACGGGTCGCCGGACACACTTCTTGCACGCACTCTCGAAAGCAATCGTGAAGGAGTGTGTCGAACGGGATGTCGGGAGACTTGTCGTTGGCGACCTCGGTGGTATTCGAGAGGACGACGAGAACGGCGACCCACGGAATTGGGGCGATCACGGCAATCTCGACTTGCATGGGTGGGCGTTCGACCGCTTCACGACGCTTCTCGACTACAAGGCGGAAGCCGAGGGTATCGACCTGGAATTGGTTTCGGAACGCGATACGTCGAAGTCGTGTTCAGCGTGCGGCCATACCGACGATAGTCAGCGCGTTGAACGTGGACTGTACGTGTGTGAGAAGTGTGATACGGTTGCGAACGCGGATGTGAATGGCGCGGAAAATATTCGACAGAAGGTACTCCCGAGTCTCGCCACGGATGGCGGCGATAGGGATAACGGCTGGTTGGCACAGCCAGCGGTTCACCTGTTCGACCGTAGTGAGGGCTGTTTCGCCCCACGAGAACAGGTTGCTAACCGCGAACCGTAATATCCCAACGCGGTCGGGAATCCTCGCCCTTCAGGGCGGGGAGGATGTCAACGTTGCCAGACGGAGTCCCGATCAATTTCACTCTCAAGCGAACACACTGCCGGTGAGTGGGTATCCGTGGACGAAGCACGCGCCCGCCTCAGCGATCCCCAAGCACTGGCCGTGAAACACGCCTGTAATCCTCGTTAGGAGGTCGAAGTAGAATTGCAAATTGTTCTTCGCCAGATCAACCCGTGAAAGGGCGCGCTGAGACGGAACAAACACGTTGAAAGAGCGTATACTCATGGCAGGCACGGGACGGAATTCTCCGTAGAATGTGATTCTT
The window above is part of the Halosimplex rubrum genome. Proteins encoded here:
- a CDS encoding transposase; its protein translation is MDAHDDQLKRQMHSWAFRELQEQIAYKAAEYDIRVDQVSPAFYSQTCSKCGYQSSTNRDKKTSWFSCLECGYESNSDYNGKEHRFAALSFPIEQMSRWVGQRSACPEAGTLNVSDVSNVHSSLEFERESTDKHTASAVGR
- a CDS encoding RNA-guided endonuclease InsQ/TnpB family protein; the protein is MSRTIRTFEATITNQQQVRDDLDQLGWAASKLWNVGRYYAQQQWDETGEIPDDGELKAELKSHERYTDLHSQSSQRVLEELAEAFTGWFEKRRNGDDRARPPGYRKHGDSHPRSTVSFKAAGFKHDAQFNRVRLSKGRNLKEHRSDFILCEYQTRPDVDLTAWDIQQVRAVYKRDEWRLQFVCRTTIDPKPPGDEVAGVDLGICNIATVSFGGESVLYPGGALKEDEYYFTKKKATCDDSSSREATRLDRKRTGRRTHFLHALSKAIVKECVERDVGRLVVGDLGGIREDDENGDPRNWGDHGNLDLHGWAFDRFTTLLDYKAEAEGIDLELVSERDTSKSCSACGHTDDSQRVERGLYVCEKCDTVANADVNGAENIRQKVLPSLATDGGDRDNGWLAQPAVHLFDRSEGCFAPREQVANREP